A single region of the Pristis pectinata isolate sPriPec2 chromosome 23, sPriPec2.1.pri, whole genome shotgun sequence genome encodes:
- the fubp3 gene encoding far upstream element-binding protein 3 isoform X5 encodes MVHQRTIMSEEYKVPDKMVGFIIGRGGEQISRIQMESGCKIQIAPDSGGLPERSCTLTGSPENIEEAKRLLGQIVDRCRNGPGFHNDIDSSNSAIQEIQIPASKVGLVIGKGGETIKQLQERTGVKMIMIQDGPLPTGADKPLRITGDPYKVQQAKEMVLEIIRDKDQGDFRRNEFGSRLGGNSIDVAVPRFAVGIVIGRNGEMIKKIQNDAGVRIQFKPDDGVMPDRIAQVMGPPDRCQHAAHMINELIHTAQERDGQSGFGGPGRGRGRGRSDWNVGPPGGMQEITYTIPADKCGLVIGRGGETIKSINQQTGAHVELQRNPPPNSDPNIRIFIIRGALQQIEHARQLIEEKINGGPGPGGPGGFNTNPYSQGPPGHHQNGPPQAFMTQGWGSTYQPWQQQGQQDPSKAAQHLGTAAWSAYISQFYQQPSQQQQATMGQNSQQNSDQNGGQTGQMDYSKAWEDYYKILAQATGTAPGTPQQSSQPDYSAAWAEYYRQQAAYYGQATQQGQAPGHQDQ; translated from the exons ATGGTGCATCAAAG GACTATAATGTCTGAGGAGTACAAAGTGCCTGATAAAATGGTTGGATTCA TAATTGGCAGGGGAGGAGAACAGATATCTCGAATACAGATGGAATCTGGCTGCAAAATACAGATTGCACCTG ATAGTGGAGGTCTTCCAGAGAGGTCCTGCACGTTAACAGGCTCCCCAGAGAATATTGA AGAAGCGAAAAGACTCTTAGGACAGATTGTGGATCGATGTCGGAATGGACCTGGCTTTCACAATGACATCGATAGTTCCAACAGTgctatacaagaaatacaaattcCAGCTAGCAAAGTGGGTCTCGTCATAGGGAAAGGAGGCGAAACCATTAAACAGCTGCAG GAGAGAACAGGTGTAAAAATGATCATGATTCAGgatggaccacttcccacaggtgcagatAAACCACTGAGGATTACAGGAGATCCTTACAAAGTACAA CAAGCTAAAGAGATGGTCTTGGAAATAATCAGAGATAAAGATCAAGGTGACTTCAGGCGGAATGAATTTGGTTCTAGATTGGGTGGAAATAGTATAGAT GTTGCTGTACCCAGGTTTGCTGTTGGTATCGTAATAGGAAGAAATGGCGAAATGATAAAAAAGATTCAAAATGATGCTGGTGTCAGGATTCAATTTAAGCCAG ATGATGGTGTTATGCCAGACAGAATTGCTCAGGTGATGGGACCTCCAGATAGGTGTCAACATGCTGCTCATATGATTAATGAACTTATTCACACTGCCCAG GAGAGAGATGGTCAATCTGGCTTTGGTGGTCCCGGAAGAGGACGGGGTAGGGGTCGTAGTGACTGGAATGTGGGACCTCCAGGTGGAATGCAGGAAATAACATACACAATACCCGCTGATAAATGTGGCTTAGTTATTGGAAGAG GTGGAGAGACCATCAAAAGCATTAACCAGCAAACAGGAGCACATGTAGAATTACAGAGAAACCCGCCACCAAACTCTGATCCTAATATTCGAATATTCATCATTCGTGGAGCTCTACAACAAATCGAACATGCTAGACAATTAATAGAAGAAAAAATCAATGGG GGTCCTGGTCCTGGTGGCCCTGGAGGATTTAACACGAACCCTTACAGTCAAGGACCACCTGGACACCATCAAAA TGGTCCTCCACAAGCCTTTATGACACAGGGATGGGGAAGTAcgtaccaaccctggcagcagcAAGGACAGCAGGACCCAA GTAAAGCTGCACAGCATTTGGGTACAGCAGCCTGGTCAGCCTACATCTCCCAGTTTTACCAGCAGCCTAGCCAGCAACAACAAGCAACAATGGGGCAGAACTCGCAACAAAATTCAG ATCAGAATGGTGGCCAAACTGGTCAGATGGATTATTCCAAAGCCTGGGAAGATTACTACAAAATACTTG